A DNA window from Fragaria vesca subsp. vesca linkage group LG3, FraVesHawaii_1.0, whole genome shotgun sequence contains the following coding sequences:
- the LOC101295021 gene encoding zinc finger CCCH domain-containing protein 43-like, which translates to MFMILPAGFHLGWVWIAVDGKGFHAATVQVTLQRWTSQTRITIKRMASNAPLKVPLAAPSESLPERPGAPDCPYFLKTQRCKFGLKCKFNHPKDKLATAGASENGDVNALPERPSEPPCAVRYLSHTFVMCIIYL; encoded by the exons ATGTTTATGATCCTTCCAGCAGGCTTTCATCTTGGGTGGGTCTGGATTGCTGTCGATGGAAAGGGATTTCATGCAGCAACCGTACAGGTCACGTTGCAAAGATGGACCTCCCAAACCCGAATTACGATCAAGAGAATGGCTTCAAACGCTCCTCTGAAG GTTCCACTTGCTGCTCCAAGTGAGTCCCTTCCTGAAAGACCTGGAGCGCCAGATTGTCCA TACTTTCTGAAAACTCAAAGATGCAAGTTTGGTCTTAAATGCAAGTTTAATCATCCAAAGGACAAACTGGCTACTGCG GGTGCTTCGGAAAATGGTGATGTTAATGCCCTACCTGAGAGGCCTTCTGAACCCCCATGTGCAGTGAGATATCTATCCCATACTTTTGTAATGTGTATTATCTATCTATAA
- the LOC101296363 gene encoding zinc finger CCCH domain-containing protein 37-like, with translation MASHLFTYGGAAAQSAPPPAPPLSTVYTPRSLAQSYLSDPVAQRYLSGSDPLSTSSMYFSASDGLGAYSDAARATSYMMSSWPAPDAEPAPPGFKRSSEALYHQALLGAHDPIGQMEAWYSTNPLAKRPRFENTSLPIYPQRPGEKDCAHYMQTRTCKFGEACKFDHPIWVPEGGIPDWKEVPLAAPSESLPERPGAPDCPYFLKTQRCKFGLRCKFNHPKDKLATAGASENGDVNALPERPSEPPCAFYLKTGQCKYGATCKFNHPKDIQIPSTTQENKSAETETALKTESSEVAVKPLVSFTPALLYNSKELPVRPGEADCPFYLKTGSCKYGATCRYNHPDRYDINPPVAAISYPLPAPSVAGFNLGVANPSAFTYQTLGQTTMGVNPTVYPQRFGQTECEYYMKTGVCKYGAQCRFHHPIDRPAVPLSTTKPSQQENVKLTLAGLPRREGAVICVYYLKTGTCKYAASCRFDHPPPGEVVAMAASQAKSDSTGGKA, from the exons ATGGCGAGCCATCTCTTCACCTACGGAGGAGCCGCCGCCCAATCAGCTCCGCCTCCCGCCCCTCCCCTCTCCACCGTCTACACCCCCCGCTCCCTCGCCCAATCCTACCTCTCCGACCCGGTGGCCCAACGTTACCTCTCCGGGTCCGACCCTCTCTCCACCTCCTCCATGTACTTCTCCGCCTCCGACGGCCTCGGCGCTTACTCCGACGCCGCCAGGGCCACGTCATACATGATGTCATCCTGGCCCGCCCCGGATGCCGAACCCGCCCCGCCCGGCTTCAAACGCTCCTCTGAAG CGCTCTACCATCAGGCTCTTTTGGGTGCCCATGATCCGATTGGGCAAATGGAAGCTTGGTATTCCACAAATCCTTTAGCAAAGCGACCTAGATTCGAGAATACAAGCTTGCCTATTTATCCACAGAGGCCAGGAGAGAAAGATTGTGCCCACTATATGCAAACAAGAACGTGTAAATTTGGAGAGGCCTGCAAGTTTGACCATCCTATTTGGGTTCCTGAGGGTGGAATCCCAGATTGGAAAGAG GTTCCACTTGCTGCTCCAAGTGAGTCCCTTCCTGAAAGACCTGGAGCGCCAGATTGTCCA TACTTTCTGAAAACTCAAAGATGCAAGTTTGGTCTTAGATGCAAGTTTAATCATCCAAAGGACAAACTGGCTACTGCG GGTGCTTCGGAAAATGGTGATGTTAATGCCTTACCTGAGAGGCCTTCTGAACCCCCATGTGCA TTCTACTTGAAAACTGGGCAATGCAAGTATGGTGCAACCTGCAAATTTAATCACCCAAAAGACATCCAGATACCATCAACCACTCAAGAGAATAAATCTGCCGAAACTGAGACAGCTCTTAAGACGGAAAGCAGTGAAGTTGCTGTGAAGCCTCTTGTTTCATTCACTCCAGCACTATTATATAATTCCAAAGAGCTTCCTGTGAGACCG GGTGAAGCTGATTGTCCATTCTACCTGAAGACTGGAAG TTGCAAGTATGGGGCCACTTGCCGGTACAACCACCCTGATAGATATG ATATCAATCCACCTGTTGCTGCAATCAGTTATCCTCTTCCAGCGCCTTCAGTTGCTGGTTTTAACTTAGGAGTTGCTAATCCATCTGCCTTCACTTACCAAACTTTGGGGCAAACAACG ATGGGAGTGAACCCTACTGTCTATCCTCAGCGCTTCGGACAAACTGAGTGTGAA TACTATATGAAGACTGGGGTTTGTAAGTATGGTGCACAATGCAGATTCCATCACCCAATAGATAGGCCAGCAGTGCCGTTGTCAACAACAAAACCATCTCAACAAGAAAATGTGAAGCTAACACTAGCTGGACTACCTAGGAGAGAG GGTGCTGTTATATGTGTGTACTACCTTAAAACTGGCACATGCAAGTATGCCGCATCCTGCAGATTTGACCACCCACCTCCTGGTGAAGTTGTAGCAATGGCAGCATCACAAGCAAAATCTGATTCTACTGGAGGGAAAGCATAA
- the LOC101302243 gene encoding uncharacterized protein LOC101302243, whose translation MSGAQGTQPPESFTATTYKLAEGGENKSRTDIRSREDQGSVQIDKIQDKVKDAAGEGGPVFGAGKDTHKDDLGVSGTG comes from the coding sequence ATGTCAGGAGCACAAGGAACTCAGCCGCCGGAGTCATTCACGGCGACGACATACAAGTTAGCTGAAGGAGGAGAGAACAAAAGTAGGACTGACATACGTTCCCGGGAGGACCAGGGAAGCGTTCAGATTGATAAGATCCAAGACAAGGTGAAGGACGCCGCTGGAGAAGGCGGCCCGGTTTTCGGTGCCGGTAAAGATACCCATAAAGACGACCTGGGTGTCAGCGGCACCGGTTAA
- the LOC101291316 gene encoding uncharacterized protein LOC101291316 — protein sequence MLLQYWSISSCGAFHNSWDVTHSGKHHSLIFNKRLCLEKSRKSAPFCLKAQLVDELAQLGHNKVLVAAGVCGLIGQLSKPFTNVILYGKEFDFKSTLQAGGFPSSHSSTMVATATMLGLERGLSDSIFGLSVVYAGIVMYDAQGVRREAGNHARVLNKTLSQITRVNSIPSQDRGRLNSQPKTSSSLQLDRLKSLAKSFSSKATNAPLLSKSITKMSETTQTQIMSSGLGTDAEGLEIAGSYTPLKETIGHTEVEVAAGALLGFLVSLAVYITL from the exons ATGTTGCTCCAATATTGGAGCATTTCAAGTTGTGGAGCATTTCACAATTCTTGGGATGTTACTCATTCAGGAAAGCATCATAGTCTCATCTTTAACAAGCGCCTCTGCCTTGAGAAGTCAAGAAAATCAGCACCCTTTTGCCTGAAAGCTCAGTTAGTAGATGAATTGGCTCAACTTGGGCATAACAAG GTTTTGGTTGCAGCTGGAGTTTGTGGTCTGATTGGGCAGCTGTCCAAGCCTTTCACTAATGTGATTCTGTATGGCAAAGAGTTTGATTTCAAGTCAACCCTTCAGGCTGGAGGCTTCCCTTCCTCGCATTCCTCC ACAATGGTGGCTACTGCAACAATGCTTGGCCTTGAAAG GGGGCTGTCGGATTCAATATTTGGCTTGAGTGTTGTTTATGCAGGCATTGTGATGTATGATGCCCAG GGGGTGAGAAGAGAAGCTGGAAATCACGCAAGAGTACTGAACAAAACACTGTCTCAAATTACAAGAGTGAACAGCATCCCATCCCAAGATAGAGGTAGACTCAATTCTCAACCCAAAACATCATCTTCGTTACAGTTGGATAGACTCAAGTCCCTTGCAAAGTCTTTTTCATCAAAAGCAACAAATGCCCCTTTACTATCAAAGTCAATCACCAAAATGAGTGAAACCACTCAGACGCAGATCATGTCGTCTGGCTTAGGAACTGATGCTGAAGGATTAGAAATAGCTGGAAGTTACACTCCACTGAAAGAAACGATTGGCCACACTGAAGTTGAAGTAGCAGCCGGTGCTCTTTTGGGTTTCTTAGTAAGCTTGGCAGTGTATATCACATTATGA
- the LOC101296648 gene encoding LOW QUALITY PROTEIN: pentatricopeptide repeat-containing protein At1g79540-like (The sequence of the model RefSeq protein was modified relative to this genomic sequence to represent the inferred complete CDS: inserted 1 base in 1 codon) yields the protein MKPLLRPIYYFIPKPPWRRRYSHTQPDPSPTVNDLLTLLEKSDGHNQLISLIQQHHANPQLAFRVFIWATQRSKVCTRTCHSAIVDMLVKDDKRFDIYWSTMQELRDCGVGIGCGAFSVLIRGYERLGNAEKAVEAFVKMEEFDCKPDVYTYNAVLYVMVRKEVFLLALAVYNQMLKCNLSPTRSTYSILINGFCKTRKTQDALQMFDEMAQRGIAPDTVTYTIIVSGLCQAKRAHEAHRLVDKMRETGCVPNIVTYHALLDGYCKLGRLDEAYALVRSFQRIGYVLGVEGYSSLIFGLFRARRFDEALGLYGKLLGEGIEPDVILCTILIKGLSDAGRVKDALXFLGEMSKKGLVPDAYCYNAVIKGFCDLGLLDEARSLHLEISKQDCFPNACTYTILICGMCRNGLVGEAEQIFNEMEKLGCVPCVVTFNALIDGLCKASKLKDAHMLFYKMEIGRKPSLFLRLSQGSDRIIDSASLQKKVEQLCDSGLILQAYKLLIQLASSGVAPDIITYNTLIDGFCKSGNMDGAFKLFKDMQLKGITPDSVTYGTLIDGLQRAEREEDAFLVFNQMVKNGCTPSAEVYKSLMTWSSRNRKVTLSLSLWLKYLRSLPNRDEVTIEAIEKNFKEGQIEKAIQGLLEMDVQFKNLDLGPYTILLIGLCQVQRVDEALRMFSVLQEYKVNITPPSCVHLIDGLCREGNLDLAINIFHYTLERGFMLMPEICNKLLKCLLRSRDKKGHAFDLVHRMRNFGYDLDACLHQTTKFLLQ from the exons ATGAAGCCCCTGCTCCGCCCCATCTACTACTTCATCCCCAAACCCCCATGGCGGCGCCGCTATTCCCACACCCAACCAGACCCATCTCCCACCGTCAACGACCTCCTCACCCTCCTCGAAAAATCCGACGGCCACAACCAACTCATCTCTCTGATCCAGCAGCACCACGCCAACCCACAACTGGCCTTTCGTGTCTTCATCTGGGCCACCCAAAGATCCAAGGTTTGCACCAGAACCTGTCACTCTGCAATCGTCGACATGCTCGTTAAGGACGACAAACGGTTCGACATTTACTGGAGCACAATGCAGGAGCTCAGGGACTGCGGGGTTGGGATCGGGTGCGGCGCGTTTTCGGTGCTGATCAGAGGGTATGAGAGGCTGGGGAATGCCGAGAAGGCGGTGGAGGCTTTCGTAAAGATGGAGGAGTTTGATTGTAAGCCGGATGTTTATACTTACAATGCGGTTTTATATGTTATGGTGAGGAAAGAGGTGTTTTTGTTAGCTTTAGCTGTGTATAATCAGATGTTGAAGTGTAATCTTAGTCCTACTAGGAGTACTTATAGCATTTTGATCAATGGGTTTTGCAAGACTAGGAAAACCCAGGATGCATTGCAGATGTTTGATGAGATGGCACAGAGAGGGATTGCCCCCGATACGGTTACTTATACTATAATTGTTTCGGGGCTGTGCCAGGCGAAGAGGGCACACGAGGCGCATAGGCTGGTGGATAAGATGAGGGAGACTGGGTGTGTTCCGAATATTGTTACTTACCATGCTTTGCTTGATGGGTATTGTAAGTTAGGTAGGCTTGATGAGGCTTACGCGCTTGTGAGGTCGTTTCAGAGGATTGGTTATGTTCTTGGAGTAGAGGGATATAGTTCCTTGATTTTTGGGTTGTTTAGAGCTAGGAGATTTGATGAGGCGCTTGGGTTGTATGGCAAATTGCTTGGCGAGGGGATTGAGCCTGACGTTATCTTGTGTACTATATTGATTAAGGGGCTATCAGACGCTGGCAGGGTTAAGGATGCTT AATTTTTGGGTGAGATGAGTAAGAAAGGTTTGGTTCCAGATGCCTACTGTTATAATGCTGTCATCAAGGGGTTCTGTGATTTAGGTCTTTTGGATGAAGCTCGATCTCTCCATCTTGAGATTTCGAAGCAAGACTGCTTCCCTAATGCCTGCACTTACACCATTCTCATTTGTGGTATGTGCAGGAACGGGCTGGTAGGGGAGGCAGAACAGATATTCAATGAGATGGAGAAGCTTGGATGTGTTCCATGTGTTGTAACCTTCAATGCTCTTATTGATGGGCTTTGCAAGGCTTCTAAGCTTAAGGATGCACACATGCTGTTTTACAAGATGGAGATAGGAAGAAAGCCTTCATTATTTCTTCGTCTTTCTCAAGGCAGTGATCGAATTATTGATAGTGCGAGTCTTCAGAAGAAGGTGGAGCAATTGTGTGATTCAGGATTGATTCTTCAGGCCTATAAGCTTCTGATACAACTAGCTAGTAGTGGGGTTGCCCCCGACATCATCACTTACAACACTCTAATCGATGGCTTTTGTAAAAGTGGAAACATGGATGGTGCTTTTAAACTCTTCAAGGACATGCAACTGAAAGGGATCACCCCAGATTCTGTTACATACGGGACACTTATTGATGGGCTTCAAAGAGCTGAAAGAGAAGAAGATGCCTTTTTGGTCTTTAATCAAATGGTGAAGAATGGATGCACACCTAGTGCTGAAGTTTACAAATCACTTATGACCTGGTCTTCACGGAATAGGAAGGTTACATTATCTCTTAGTCTTTGGTTGAAGTACCTGAGAAGCCTTCCTAACAGAGATGAGGTAACAATCGAAGCAATAGAGAAAAATTTTAAGGAAGGGCAAATTGAGAAGGCTATCCAAGGCTTACTTGAAATGGATGTACAGTTTAAAAATTTAGATTTAGGACCATACACTATTTTGCTCATTGGTTTGTGTCAGGTGCAAAGAGTGGATGAAGCTCTGAGAATGTTTTCTGTACTTCAGGAGTACAAAGTCAATATCACTCCACCAAGTTGTGTGCACCTGATAGATGGTCTATGCAGAGAAGGGAATTTGGACCTGGCAATAAATATTTTCCATTATACTCTGGAGAGGGGTTTCATGTTAATGCCCGAAATATGCAATAAGCTGCTCAAGTGTCTTCTTCGTTCTCGAGACAAAAAGGGCCATGCCTTTGATCTCGTTCATAGGATGAGAAATTTTGGATATGATCTTGATGCTTGTCTTCACCAGACTACGAAGTTTCTACTACAATGA
- the LOC101300798 gene encoding probable glycerophosphoryl diester phosphodiesterase 2-like yields MWSSCVHVVVVLASLLVLLHSVALVSADKDSTTSQWQTLKGKPPLVIARGGFSGLFPGSSSVAYDFTLSTSVPDVLLWCDVQLTKEGAGICFPDLLLSNSSDVDIIYPKTVKTYTIDYTLKDLANVSVTQGIYSRIDRFDGNGYQILTVEDVAKILKPPAGLWLNIENNIFFSQHNLSMRNFVHSVMRKVVVNYISSPEVAFLNSIKGAVSPRTTKLVFRFLGLTEIEPSTNQTYGSLLKNLTFIKTFASGILVPKTYIWPVTTDNYLEPHTSLVLDAHKAKLTVFASGFMNDATLPYNYSYDPLAEYLSFIDNGNFTVDGVLSDFPITPSAAIDCFAHLRQNASVQDKPLVISKNGASGDYPDCTDLAYMKALEDGVDVLDCPVQMSKDGIPFCSSSISLNDITTVAQSSFQNFTMVVPEFQAEGRIYTFSLTWDQIKTLQPSISNPQEYYKLYRNPRFRRAGTYVKLSDFLNMAKNRSSVSGVLISIEYAAYLAEKQGLSVTDAVITELNKAGLDNQTGLDIMIQSTNSSVLMKFKEKSKCKLVYKIEEVIRDALHTTLQDIKKFADAVVINKASVFPENVEYVIGATDVVTKLHAFDLHVYVELFSNEYLSQAWDFFSDPTVEINSFVSGVNVDGIITDFPKTAVRYKRNKCLFYRERPSYMKPIQPGVLFTAISPAQLPPVEAPNPVLTESDVTEPPLPSALAPQITGGPTVAPTPPPPNGQPKINAACFFLSNLALLAIVATLLQL; encoded by the exons ATGTGGAGCTCTTGTGTTCATGTTGTTGTTGTGCTTGCTTCTCTTCTTGTTCTTCTGCACTCGGTAGCTCTAGTCTCAGCTGATAAGGACTCTACCACTAGTCAGTGGCAAACACTCAAAG GCAAGCCGCCTTTGGTCATAGCACGCGGGGGATTTTCAGGATTGTTCCCTGGTTCTAGTTCTGTGGCATATGACTTCACATTGTCCACTAGTGTACCAGATGTGTTACTTTGGTGCGATGTCCAACTGACCAAGGAAGGAGCTGGAATTTGCTTTCCAGATCTGCTACTAAGTAACAGTTCTGATGTTGATATTATATATCCAAAGACGGTCAAGACTTACACCATAGATTATACTCTCAAAGACCTTGCAAATGTTTCTG TTACTCAGGGAATATATAGTCGAATTGATAGGTTTGATGGCAACGGGTACCAAATTCTCACTGTTGAAGATGTCGCTAAGATTTTGAAACCACCAGCAGGCTTATGGTTGAATATTGAG AACAATATTTTCTTCTCACAACACAACTTGAGTATGAGAAACTTCGTGCATTCTGTAATGAGAAAAGTGGTTGTCAATTACATCTCATCACCCGAGGTGGCTTTCCTGAACAGCATTAAAGGAGCTGTTAGTCCAAGAACTACTAAGTTGGTCTTTCGGTTTCTGGGACTAACTGAGATTGAGCCTTCAACCAATCAAACTTATGGATCTCTGTTAAAGAATCTCACATTTATCAAGACATTTGCCTCAGGAATTCTAGTTCCTAAAACTTACATATGGCCTGTCACAACTGACAATTATTTAGAACCACACACTTCACTTGTTTTGGATGCTCATAAAGCAAAACTAACAGTGTTCGCGTCCGGATTTATGAATGATGCCACATTACCCTACAATTACAGTTATGATCCATTAGCTGAGTACCTGTCATTCATTGACAATGGCAACTTCACTGTTGATGGTGTCCTGTCAGACTTTCCAATAACTCCATCAGCAGCCATAG ATTGCTTTGCTCACCTAAGACAAAATGCTTCAGTGCAAG ACAAGCCTTTGGTTATTTCAAAAAATGGAGCAAGCGGAGACTATCCTGATTGTACTGATTTGGCATATATGAAAGCGCTTGAAGATGGTGTGGATGTGCTCGATTGTCCTGTCCAAATGTCTAAGGATGGGATACCATTTTGCTCAAGTTCTATTAGTCTTAATGATATCACAACAGTTGCTCAATCAAGTTTTCAGAACTTCACAATGGTTGTTCCGGAGTTTCAGGCTGAAGGTAGAATATATACCTTTAGCCTGACATGGGATCAGATCAAAACATTACAAC CAAGCATATCAAACCCCCAGGAATACTACAAGTTGTACAGAAATCCAAGGTTCAGAAGGGCTGGGACTTACGTGAAATTATCTGATTTCCTTAACATGGCAAAGAACAGGAGCTCTGTTTCTGGTGTCTTGATCAGCATAGAG TATGCGGCGTATCTTGCAGAGAAGCAGGGATTAAGTGTAACAGATGCAGTCATTACTGAGTTGAACAAAGCTGGTTTGGACAATCAGACAGGCCTAGATATCATGATTCAGTCCACCAACAGTTCTGTTCTAATGAAATTTAAGGAGAAAAGCAAGTGTAAACTTGTTTACAAAATTGAAGAAGTTATTAGAGATGCCCTTCACACAACTCTTCAGGACATCAAGAAGTTTGCCGATGCTGTGGTCATCAACAAGGCCTCTGTCTTTCCTGAAAATGTTGAATACGTCATTGGAGCAACCGATGTTGTAACAAAGCTGCATGCATTTGATCTTCATGTTTATGTTGAACTGTTCAGCAATGAGTATTTATCTCAAGCATGGGACTTCTTCTCGGATCCAACTGTTGAGATCAATTCGTTTGTCTCGGGGGTCAATGTTGATGGTATTATCACAGACTTCCCCAAAACAGCTGTTAGATACAAAA GGAACAAGTGTTTATTTTATAGAGAGAGACCTAGCTACATGAAGCCTATCCAGCCAGGCGTGCTGTTTACAGCTATTTCTCCAGCTCAATTGCCACCGGTTGAGGCTCCAAATCCGGTGCTGACTGAGAGTGATGTGACTGAGCCACCTTTGCCTTCTGCCTTAGCTCCGCAGATCACAGGCGGACCTACAGTAGCACCAACACCACCACCTCCAAATGGGCAGCCTAAGATTAATGCTGCATGCTTCTTCCTCTCAAATCTGGCTTTGCTTGCAATTGTTGCCACCCTTTTGCAGCTCTAA
- the LOC101296943 gene encoding pentatricopeptide repeat-containing protein At2g26790, mitochondrial-like — translation MWVPLVRLSFPRKLVQSSRNNLNQFRFINWFSSCSISDDDDVCATNTKKSTQEIYGGGIVCGFKWASKSADVDSVTTDITNTNRNRLVADSETLEVVNKLNSCKTKPNSAFLLFCKLKEDGFRHNVLTYCALVRILCYWRLDRKLDSLFLELIKGSGDVGFGLKDLLEAMEEEVEVSPSIVRGFDALVKSLVNLNMFDDAIDVLFHTRRRGFVQHIFTINYLMNRLIECGELGAALSIYKQLKGIGLVPNDYTYAIVIKGFCMEGRLEEAGEVFEEMELAGVAPSVFAYTAYIEGLCNKGRSDVGCQVLQYCKRENILLDAYAYKAVIRGFCDEMKFDEAESLFLDMEKQGMVPDSCIYSAMIGGYCKNYNLLKALALHNDMVSKGIKTNCVIVGFILQCLCKIGMATEAVDQFLEFKSMGIYLDEVTYNIAVDALCRLSRVEEASELLEEMKLKNMSLDIMHYTTLIKGYCLLGKVVDASNILEEMHEKGLKPDIITYNVLAAGFARNGLRHRV, via the exons ATGTGGGTTCCTTTAGTTAGATTGAGTTTTCCCAGAAAGCTCGTTCAATCTTCAAGAAATAATCTCAACCAGTTTAGATTCATCAATTGGTTTTCAAGTTGCTCAATTTCTGATGATGATGATGTTTGCGCTACAAACACTAAGAAAAGCACCCAAGAGATTTATGGTGGTGGGATTGTGTGTGGGTTCAAGTGGGCATCTAAGTCTGCTGATGTTGATTCAGTTACCACAGACATTACCAATACCAATAGGAACCGTTTGGTTGCGGATTCGGAGACATTGGAGGTTGTTAACAAGCTGAACAGCTGTAAAACTAAACCCAATTCGGCGTTTTTGTTGTTTTGCAAGTTGAAGGAAGATGGGTTCCGGCACAATGTTTTGACATACTGTGCGCTTGTTAGGATATTGTGTTATTGGCGTTTGGATAGGAAGTTGGATTCTTTGTTCTTGGAGCTCATTAAGGGCTCTGGAGATGTTGGATTTGGATTAAAGGATTTGTTGGAAGCTATGGAGGAGGAAGTTGAGGTTTCCCCGTCAATAGTTCGGGGTTTTGATGCATTGGTTAAGTCTCTTGTCAATCTCAACATGTTTGATGACGCTATTGATGTTTTGTTCCATACCAGACGGCGTGGATTTGTGCAGCATATCTTTACAATTAATTATCTGATGAATCGGTTGATTGAGTGTGGTGAACTGGGTGCGGCTTTGTCTATTTACAAGCAGTTGAAAGGGATTGGTTTGGTCCCTAATGATTACACATATGCAATTGTCATCAAGGGATTTTGTATGGAGGGTAGGTTGGAAGAGGCTGGGGAAGTGTTTGAGGAGATGGAGTTAGCCGGGGTAGCCCCCAGCGTTTTTGCCTACACAGCATATATTGAAGGGCTTTGCAACAAGGGGCGTTCTGATGTAGGATGTCAAGTGCTCCAATATTGCAAAAGGGAAAATATACTTCTCGATGCCTATGCATATAAAGCTGTCATTCGTGGGTTCTGTGATGAGATGAAATTTGATGAAGCAGAAAGTCTCTTTCTTGACATGGAAAAGCAAGGCATGGTGCCTGATTCATGCATCTACAGTGCAATGATTGGTGGCTACTGCAAGAATTACAATTTGTTAAAGGCTTTGGCTCTCCATAATGACATGGTGTCAAAGGGTATAAAAACAAATTGCGTCATTGTTGGTTTTATTCTTCAGTGCCTCTGTAAGATTGGTATGGCTACTGAAGCGGTGGATCAATTCTTAGAATTTAAGAGCATGGGGATCTATCTTGACGAGGTTACCTACAATATTGCGGTTGATGCTTTATGCAGACTGAGCAGGGTGGAAGAAGCCTCTGAATTGCTGGAAGAGATGAAGCTAAAGAATATGAGCTTGGATATTATGCATTACACCACGTTGATTAAAGGGTACTGCCTCCTAGGGAAAGTTGTTGATGCCTCAAATATTTTGGAGGAAATGCACGAGAAGGGTTTGAAGCCAGATATTATTACTTACAATGTCCTTGCTGCAGGGTTTGCTAGAAATGGCCTG AGGCACAGGGTTTAA
- the LOC101314635 gene encoding pentatricopeptide repeat-containing protein At2g26790, mitochondrial-like, with product MVIENLCIGGKVKEAKAFLNNLVDKSEETYTALVRGYCEANKTRKAYELISKLAKHGTINKGACFKVLSNLCMEGDNVRAILLFQRMFALNVEPKTIMYSKLIASLCQAGEVQKARQFFYSSVERGFTPDAVDYTVMINSYCRENSLREAHDLFHDMKKRGIQPDIITYTVLLDGFSKRNIRRVRSPLDARGNREEMADASTILWTEMKQLGIQPDAICYTVLVDRHCKADNLRDAIALFDVMIERGLKPDTVTYTALLSGCCKRGDVDRAVTLVNEMSSRGIQPDAYTLSVLQHGILKAKKVQFRN from the coding sequence ATGGTAATTGAAAATCTATGCATAGGAGGAAAAGTCAAAGAAGCTAAAGCATTTTTAAATAATTTGGTAGATAAGAGTGAGGAGACCTACACTGCTCTGGTCCGTGGATACTGTGAAGCTAACAAAACAAGGAAGGCCTATGAACTTATCTCTAAGCTGGCAAAGCACGGAACCATTAACAAAGGTGCTTGCTTTAAAGTACTCAGTAATCTTTGTATGGAAGGTGATAATGTCAGAGCTATCTTGTTGTTTCAGAGAATGTTTGCCTTAAATGTGGAACCGAAGACAATTATGTATAGCAAACTCATAGCTTCTCTCTGCCAGGCTGGAGAGGTGCAAAAGGCCCGCCAGTTTTTTTATTCTTCAGTAGAGAGAGGGTTTACTCCTGATGCGGTTGACTACACAGTGATGATAAATAGCTACTGTAGGGAGAATTCCTTGCGGGAAGCCCATGATCTCTTCCATGATATGAAAAAGAGAGGGATTCAACCTGATATCATCACTTACACAGTTTTGCTTGATGGGTTTTCAAAAAGAAACATACGAAGGGTTCGTTCCCCTCTAGATGCAAGGGGAAATAGGGAAGAAATGGCGGATGCTTCTACTATACTTTGGACTGAGATGAAACAACTGGGAATACAACCTGATGCCATTTGTTACACTGTTTTGGTAGACAGACATTGTAAAGCAGACAACCTTCGGGATGCTATTGCACTCTTTGATGTAATGATTGAAAGAGGATTAAAACCTGATACAGTGACATACACAGCTCTTCTGTCTGGCTGTTGCAAAAGAGGAGATGTGGATAGGGCTGTAACCCTAGTTAATGAGATGTCTTCGAGGGGAATACAGCCAGATGCCTATACACTGTCAGTTCTACAGCATGGAATCTTAAAAGCCAAAAAAGTGCAGTTTCGGAACTAA